In Miscanthus floridulus cultivar M001 chromosome 8, ASM1932011v1, whole genome shotgun sequence, the sequence tttttaaaacagcATAAATAACTCTTTACCCAAACAAGTATGCTATCAACATTTTAAGTTGTGGACTAAAATTAACATAATTCACAAAAAATCATTCCAATACATGGTCCTATCCAATCAATACAAATGTGCCATCTACTAACACTTGTGAGCAAAATGCGTGCAATGAAACATACAGTTGGTCACAAAAAAGATTGTTGCATTGTATATACCACAATCACCAGTAGATACTGCTATCCAAGGAACTGCTTGTCACAGGCCCATCCATGGCCCTGCCAGTTGCGCGTGTGTGTCTACCAAAGTTTCAAATTCTGATAATCAAAGATCTTGTACTGCTAACAACACAAAATATAGGACAACAGAAAATGTGCTTTCACTTGCAAAGCTGCCATTGTCTGGATAATCAAATGATTCACACCTTCCATCAAATGGCCATACTCAAAGATAAAATTATCACTCTAAGATCTAGCGTGACATCATCATTCCATGTTTAACTTTCGCAGTAACAGCTAGGAAACTGTTTAATAGAGCACGTGTTTCACCAAATATGCTGGCATAAATTGATTGTGAAGCTAAAAGTTAATCCAAGTGTGCTTATAGTAGAATTATGAACATAGACTTAACCATTAGATAAATAAAGGTACTTAAGTTGCATTTTTCATCATTAATAATAGAGTAAAAGAAAGAACTATTTAAACATGAGGCAAGATGAGATTTGTGTTAGCTAGTGGGATTTCAGATATTCTGATGCTAAGTGTCTACAAACTGCAATAACCTAGAAAGTACCTATATTAACAATCAAGGATTGTGAATTGTGATTTATTTTATGAAGAGAGATCCGTGGACCATGATTTTGTTGCAAATATGCCATATATATCCTCATGTAACTCCGcttatggtggggcgcctttggtgtcccagcatagcaggtcccaagccctggtaaaggaggagggttgtgttaggcgtggcgagccaatgtaaaaacttagccactttaatggagatgaaacccgaaagaaaatcgttggggcgtaaccctcttagcaacgcgccatatcggaacccgggtatggtgttaaatgggcaagggccgagTCGTCACCCccatgacgcgccgtgtcgtgatttgggcatggtgtcaagtgaccaaggatcgggtcgtcgcttccttagtggcgcgctacatcggcgcccggatgtagtgaaaaatgagcaagggtcttcgcatctgagtcgacgggtgcgaagggtaaggaagctagtcgaaccaactaggatccgtttaggtagttagaatgtagggtcacttacacgtaagttaagagaattagttgataccgcgactaggaggcgtgtaaatatattatgcgttcaagagactaaatggaagggtcagaaggcgaaggaggtggacaatacatgtttcaagctttggtacacagggacagtcgcgaatagaaatggagtaggagttttgattaatAAAAgtctcaagaatggtgtggtgggagtaaGAAGGCTAGGAGATAgtattatcttagtcaagcttgtcgttgatgatatggtcttgaacgtaattagtgcgtatgccccccaagtaggcctcgatgagagtgctaagagacagttctgggaagacttagatggcctggttagagctatacctagtagtgagaagctttttataggagaagatcttaatgggcatgtaggtactacaagcgcaggtttcgaggcagttcatggaggttttgggtatggtagtaggaatcaggagggggaggaagttctggacttcgcggtagcttttgacctgatgatagccaacactttctttagaaagagagaatctcatctagtgaccttcagtagcggacaacactgtagccagattgactttgtcctcgcaagaagaaaggacaaacgagcatgcttggattgcaaggtgataccaggggagtgtgttgtttctcaacataagccgttggtggcagattttcgttttcaggtgcgtgcccgtagggataaacaagctaagattgaaagaacaaagtggtagaaactgaaaggggagacgtcagaggtattcagggaaagggttatcaaagatggctcttggaagaaagaagaagacataaacaacatgtgggacaagatggcaaccaacattcggaaggtggcctcagaggtgtgtggagtaaccaaaggaagtggacgcgaggctaaagatacttggtggtggaacgaggaagtccaaagggctattaaggagaagaaagaatgctatagacgcatGCACCATGACAGGAGTATGGACaatatagagaagtacaaggtgacaaagaagactacaaagcgagctgtaagtgtggcaaaggatagatcgtacgaggatctttactaacatttgagtacgaaggaaggagagaatgacatttataggatagctaaggttcgtgagagaaagacaaaagacttcaaccaagttaagtgcattaaggatgaaagggagcatctcttggtgaaggaggatgagatccgacatcgatggtaagagtattttgacaaattgttcaatggtgagaatatggacacaacctttcagttggatgactcttttgatgacaccaataggcgctttgtgcggagaatcaagaatctgaggtcagagaggcgttgaaaaggatgaaaggaggtaaggcaatgggaccggatggtatcccaatcgaggtgtggagatgcctcggggacatagctatagtatggctaaccaagctgttcaaccatattttccgatcgaacaagatgcctaatgagtggagaagtatattggtaccgatctacaagaataaaggggatattcaaagttgtacgaattacaggggaattaagttgatgagccatactatgaagctatgagagagagttatcgagcatcgcttgagagcaataacgtgggtctctatgaaccaatttggtttcatgcccggaaggtcaaccatggaagccattttcttaataaggcaagttatggagcggtatagggagaagaagaaggacctacacatggtttttattgacttggagaaggcttatgataaaataccaaggaatgttatgtggtgggctttggacaaacataaagtcccaacaaagtacgtcgggttcattaaggacatgtacaacaatattgtgactagagtttgaataagtgatggagacacggatgacttcccgattaggataggactacatcaagggtcagctttgagcccttattgtttgctttagtgatggatgaggtcacaagggacatacaaggggacatcccttggtgtatgcttttcgcggacgatgtagtgctagttgatgaaagccggaaaggagtgaatcagaaactgaagttatggcgggagactttggagtccaaaggttttagactcagtagaactaaaactgagtatatgagatgtgacttcggcactactactcgggaggaggaagatgttaatttggaaggtcaagtagtgcctaggaaggatacctttcgatatttaagatcaatgctacagagggacagggatattgatgaagatgttagccatagaatcaaagcagggtggatgaagtggcggcaagtgtctggtgtcctatgtgacaaaagggtaccacagaagctaaaagataagttttataggacggcgattagacctgctatgttgtatggtgcagaatgttggcctacgaaaagacgacatgttcaacagctaagtgtcgcggaaatgcgtatgttgcgttggatttgcggtcatacaagaagggatcgagttcggaacgatgatatacgtgatagattaagggtagcgccaattgaagaaaagcttgtccaacactggttgagatggtttgaacatgtgcaacgaagacctccagaggcaccggtgcgtagtggaatcctaagccaggatagtaacgtgaagagaggcagaggaagaccgaagctgACTTGGGtaaaggcaataaaaggagacttaaaaggatggaatatacccaaagacttagccttagatagaagtacttggaagacagctattcacgtgcctgaaccttgattgcttctgatgggtttcaactctagcctaccccaacttgtttgggacttaaaggctttgttgttgttgttgttgtatatcctGATGTCTGAGTATGTTACAATGTTGTACACATCAGCATGTATCCAGCATTACTTTTGCAGTAAGAACGAAGTCAACAAACACAAATCCGCAGTATAAATATATTTCAcaaattgacaaaaccaacataCCGATCTAGTCCTCATCTTCATCAGGAATGAGTATAACAGGACCCTTGACCATGCTATCACTATGCCCAATAAGTTCCTGAGCAGCCTTTGCAAGGAACTCTTCTGCAGCAGCACGGACAGACTTCTTTTCTGGTAAAGGCTCAGGCTTTCTCTTCTGCCCAGACCAACTCCGCCTTTCTCCTCTACTTATTTCCTGCATGCTCCTCTTCTGATctgaataaaaaaaaatcaaatctcaTTTCCATGCCATAATAATCAAGAATCCACACAAACTTAACTGCCAAATATGTACCAGATGTCAGATGGGAAAGTGAGTGTCCAATAAaccttgctgctgcttgtgtatTTATTGTAGTAGTAGGGCGGAGTGGTGCTGCAATTCAATTCAGGTAGTAACTGAGTACCAGCATTACATATTTCAGATAAAAAAAGAAATGAATAAGCATGAAATACAGAGTAAAGTACCCTTGTCCCATGCCACAAATTGATTTAACTTCTCCTGCCATAGGCTTAACCTTTCCTGGAAAGAAACGAATCAGAACTCAGGAAATAAAACTTCCAACTGCAGGGCCAAACTAGCTGACAAATCAAATATTGCATTTCTTCACTAGGCGAATAGCTGGAAAGCATGGTTTTTAAGGCTGCAAGGCGAGACATGGCGAGCCACTCATTTGAGTCGACTAGGCAATGCGCGAAGGTTCTAGGGCTACAGCCACGGCACCACCTCGCCGCCGGTCGACGTTCAAGCCTCGCCCTCCGATCGTTCACTCCTACAACCTCAGATCGGTACGAGGGAGACCGCAACATCATACCAACCTGGTATCGGCCATGTCGATCCCGCTGCCCTCCACCACCGTGCCCCCGCTCTCCGCGGCGGACCCGCCAGGCACCACCGCACTGCTGTCCGCGGTCTCCACGTCGGCCAGGGTGCCGCAATCCTCGCTGCAGATGGCCGCGGGTGCATCGTCCTCCGCCGTGGGCGTCATGACGAACGAGCAGTTGACGGCGGCTGTCCTTGACCTCGGCAAGATGGTGGCCGGGATTCATGGGTTCCTGCTGGGGCCGCAGCcgaacccgccgccgccgcccccagcgTCTTCGACCGCCCTGTACTCCTACGGGATGCCACACGACGACACGGCGACCACCACCTCACCAGCGCCGTCGGTTCTCCCCGCTGGTGTGCCGATCCAGGACATCAAGTTCCCTCACTCGCCGTCCCCGATACCGGCGTGGCTCACGGGCGCCTCGCCGCCGGTCTACTCCACCACGCCGACGCGTACGTCGATTCCGCAGGCGCCCCACATCACCGCGGGTTTCGGCCATGGGGGCGCTCCGGCGTTGGGCACCCTCTACAGCGGCGTCGATGGGGCcctcttccacggctccagcctcTGGCCGCCCCCGGCGTCTGACGCGGCTCCATCGGCGGCCGCCCCCGCGGCGTTCGGCACGACGGAGTTCCAGCCGAAGGGCTACAAGCTGGACTTCACCACGTACGACGGCTCCATGGATCTGCTGAACTGGCTTACACACTGTGAGCAATTCTTCTGGGGCCAGCGCACACCGGTGGCACAACGGACGTGGATGGCCTCGTACCACCTCACCGGCGCCGCTCAAACATGGTTCTATGCCCTCTTGCTGGACGAGGGTATGCCCTCCTGGGAGCGCTTCAAGGAGCTGTGCCGCCTTCGTTTCGGGCCACCCATCTATGGCTCGCGGTTGGCCGAGTTGTGTTGGCTGCCGTTCCACTCCACGGTCCAGGAGTTCGCAGACCGCTTCCAGACGATCCTCGCGCACTCCCGGGACATCTCCACGCGCCAGAAGGCGGAGCTCTTCGTCAGCGGTCTCCCGGAACACATTCGGGTGGACGTCGCGATGCGCGTCCCGCCCGACCTCCAGTCGGCGATGTTCCTGGCCCGCGCCTTTGAGAGCCGCGCCACGGCCACGGCAGCCCTGCAGCAGTCGTCGCAGCAGCgcggcgctcgtccaccgccacgGCCGGCCCTTCCTCCACGCCCTCAGGGGGCGGCCGCGGGCCCTGCGGCCGCACCGAGCGTCCCAGCACCGACTGCCCCGGGCGCAGCGGCACCGGCCCAGCCGTTCCGCCGTCTCTCGCCGGCTGAGATGCAAGAGCGCCGCCGCCAAGGCCTCTGCTACAACTGTGATGAACAGTATGTGCGTGGGCACATCTGCCCCCGCCTGTTCTACCTGGAGGCGGACGACTTCGTCGACGACGACGGGGCGCCAGCAGAGGACGCTGTGGCCGCAGCCTTGCCTGAGGAGCCGCACGTCGACGGGGCCGCCCACGCTCACGCTCTTGTGGTTTCTATGCACGCTCTTGCAGGGATCAGGACCTACCACACGATGCTTCTtccggtgatgatcaagggcgAGCGCCTCCTCGCCTTGTTGGACACCGGCTCCACCCACACCTTCCTCCAGGGCGCGGCCATGCGCCGCCTTGGGCTTGCTCCGCAGGGGGGCGACCAGCGCCGTGTCACGGTCGCCAGCGGCGAGCGCGTGCCGTGCGAGGGGATCGCCCGCGACGTCCCCGTCATCATCAGTGGGGCGCCCTTCTCCATCACCTGCGTCGGGCTCGCGCTGGGCTGTTTCGACTTCATCCTGGGCGTCGACTTCCTCGGCACGTTGGGCCCCCTCACCTGTGACTTCGAGTGGCTCACCGTGTCCTTCCAGCGGGACGGCCGCCGCGTCACGTGGCAGTGTGtgtgttatgaccggcatccagTACTCCAGGCGAAGGCCCAGCAGTGGCTAGAGGATGCCGGCGGGTTAGGGGGCTCAAGGCCCATATTTATCATATTTTACATAATATTAGAGTTATTTTCTATTATTATTCAGAGACATATAAATACCTGTAAACTCTATTGAGGAAATTAAGCAGAAACaattattgtttccggcttcctcagggagccgggagaaaccctagccgcctcctCTCTTCCGTGAACAGTACCAAGGCACTGTAGCGTTGGTACTGTAGCGCCACCACCCTCTCCCTTCGCGAGATCACGGCGCCCCGCCGTGGTCCATCGCAGTTTAAGCCTCGACCCCCGATCACTCACCGCTACAACCTACGCTCGGTCAGAGGAGGAACCTCGGTTCCTATCAGCTTGGTACCAGAGACCTTGTCGATCATGGACACCTCCGCTGTCTCCTCCGCCGCGCCATCGCCAGCGATCCCGCCGGTGCCGACCGCCTCCACCGCGCCCCCTGCTACGGCGGGCGTTTTGGTGGTGCCGCCCTCCCAATCCTTGCCGACCACCGTCGCGCCGCGGCGGGTGTTAACGCCCGAGGAGGTGACGACCTCCACCGTCAATCTCAGCCATGGCATGAAGGAGCTGCAGGACATGATGAAGGCGTTTCTGAGCGGCCAGTACGTGGTTACACCACCACAGCTGTCACATCCTCCTCCGCCGCTGTCGTTGCCCTCATCCGTCTCGGTGCCGCAAATCACCTACCCCTACGGGATGCCTACGGACTCCATGCCGTCGCCGTCGACTTCCGTTCAGCCGTCGGTGTCCCAGGTCCCGATCCATATGCTGCAATTTCCGCACTCGCCGTCGCCGATTCCGGCTTGGGCCCTTGGATCCTCGGCGGCGCACCACTCCATGACCGCGCCACTATACTCCTCGGCGCCGCCTCGGTCCACCATCCCTCAGGCTCCATCGACGGTCGCCCATGGGGGACCCTATGCAGCAGGGACCCTGTACGGCGGCGTGGACGGGCCGCTGCTCCACGACACCAGCGCCTCCGTGGCGGCCTACGCGGCCGTGCCACCTGGGGCCGACCAGGAGGGTCCCTACGAGCGCCCTCAACAGGCCATGGGGGGCGGTCTCGACCGCTTGCCGCCCAAGACGCATCGCCTCGAGTTCGCAACGTACGACGGCTCGGAAGACCCCCTGAATTGGCTCAACCACTGCGAGCAATTCTTCCGGGGCCAACGATGGCCGGCCTCCGACAGAACGTGGATTGCGTCGTACCACCTCCGGGGCCTGGCGCAAACCTGGTACTACGCCCTCGAGCAGGATGAGGGCATGCCTTCTTGGGAGCGCTTCGTTGAGCTGTGCCGCCAACGCTTCGGACCGCCAGTTCGCGGTACTCGGCTGGCGGAGTTGGGGCGCTTGCCGTTCCAATCTACGGTCCAGGAGTTCGCCGACCGCTTTCAGGCGGTGTCCTGCCATG encodes:
- the LOC136476298 gene encoding uncharacterized protein — translated: MDSAASAVPPSVVSAAEETLAAAESVGDHLSHLLAAAAADPDAVAELPPLLRARAFLAVAQAATSLLGVRLRCSGIDPDEHPIRKEFERLSLWQEKLNQFVAWDKAPLRPTTTINTQAAARFIGHSLSHLTSDQKRSMQEISRGERRSWSGQKRKPEPLPEKKSVRAAAEEFLAKAAQELIGHSDSMVKGPVILIPDEDED